Proteins co-encoded in one Deltaproteobacteria bacterium genomic window:
- a CDS encoding sigma-54 dependent transcriptional regulator, translating into MNGEGKRILIVEDDPGLRFTMTDALEEKGFAVTGADNGVEAIRRLLDEAFDVVVTDLRLPGKDGMEVLRTARGKSPPPSVVVMTGYGSVESAVAAMKSGAEDYLTKPFPVEALLLLLGKILRLRSLEEENRELKRRILSQSRFDELIGRSKPMLDVFDLVSTVAGTDATVLLLGESGTGKELVARALHRRGKRKGGPFVALNCSAIPESLFEAEIFGYEKGAFTGADRRRAGKIEQADGGTLFFDEVAEVPVSAQAKLLRVLEERSFTRLGGSETVHVDLRVISATNRQDMKVLVDEGRFRTDLFYRLNVFEIQMPPLRDRREDIPLLVEHFVEKLGGGRRVSEKAMELLMDHPFPGNVRELWNMMERASILCKEGTIGPEHLPPKFPGAGTSPAAIPLPEEILPLKDAVRRFEAAYIEKALQAAGGSKARASDLLQIGRKALWERLKK; encoded by the coding sequence ATGAACGGTGAAGGGAAACGGATCCTGATCGTGGAGGACGATCCCGGCCTCCGCTTCACGATGACGGACGCCCTGGAGGAGAAGGGATTCGCCGTCACCGGGGCCGACAACGGGGTCGAAGCGATCCGGCGGCTCCTTGACGAGGCATTCGACGTGGTGGTGACCGATCTGCGGCTGCCGGGCAAGGATGGCATGGAGGTGCTGCGGACGGCCAGGGGGAAATCCCCCCCGCCTTCGGTGGTCGTGATGACCGGGTACGGCAGCGTCGAATCCGCGGTGGCCGCGATGAAGAGCGGGGCCGAGGATTACCTGACGAAGCCCTTTCCCGTGGAGGCGCTTCTCCTGCTGCTTGGGAAGATTCTCCGGCTCCGTTCGCTGGAGGAGGAGAACCGGGAACTGAAGCGGCGCATCCTCTCGCAGTCTCGCTTCGATGAGTTGATCGGCAGGAGCAAGCCGATGCTGGATGTCTTTGATCTCGTCTCGACCGTCGCCGGGACGGACGCCACGGTGCTTCTCCTCGGGGAAAGCGGCACCGGCAAGGAACTGGTCGCACGGGCGCTTCACCGGCGGGGAAAACGGAAGGGCGGCCCCTTCGTCGCCCTCAACTGTTCCGCCATTCCCGAAAGCCTCTTCGAGGCGGAGATCTTCGGGTACGAAAAGGGAGCGTTCACCGGGGCCGACCGGCGAAGGGCGGGAAAGATCGAGCAGGCCGACGGGGGAACCCTTTTCTTCGATGAAGTTGCCGAAGTCCCCGTTTCCGCCCAGGCGAAGCTCCTTCGGGTCCTCGAGGAGCGTTCCTTCACGAGGCTCGGCGGGAGCGAAACCGTCCACGTCGATCTGCGGGTCATTTCGGCAACGAACCGGCAGGACATGAAGGTGCTGGTCGATGAGGGGAGATTCCGGACGGATCTCTTCTATCGCCTGAACGTCTTCGAGATCCAGATGCCCCCCTTGCGCGATCGAAGGGAGGACATCCCGCTCCTGGTGGAACACTTCGTCGAAAAACTGGGGGGCGGGCGCCGGGTATCGGAGAAGGCCATGGAGCTGCTGATGGACCACCCGTTCCCCGGAAACGTCCGTGAGTTGTGGAACATGATGGAACGGGCTTCCATTCTTTGCAAGGAGGGGACGATCGGCCCGGAGCACCTTCCACCGAAGTTCCCCGGAGCCGGAACCTCCCCCGCCGCGATCCCGCTTCCGGAGGAGATCCTTCCCCTGAAGGATGCGGTTCGCCGGTTCGAGGCGGCGTATATCGAGAAGGCATTGCAGGCGGCCGGAGGGAGCAAGGCACGCGCCTCCGATCTTCTCCAGATCGGAAGAAAAGCGCTCTGGGAGCGCCTGAAGAAGTAG